The genomic interval GGTTGGTGCAAAGCACCCTGCCCGCCCTGCTCCTCGCCATCCCGGTTATCTTTGCCCCCGAGATACGCCGCGCGCTCGAACGGCTGGGACGAGCTGGCAACTTCGTCACCGGAAGCGGACAACCGCAACAAGCCGATATCGTCAAAGTGATCCATGCGGTGGTCGAAGCGTCGCGCCGCCTCTCGGCGCGGCAACACGGCGCCTTGATCGTCATGCAACGCACCGATAGCCTCGCGCAATACGCCGAGACCGGCGTTCAAATGTACGCGCAAGTGACGCCCGAATTGCTCTTGCAGATCTTTTACCCAGATACGCCCCTGCACGATGGCGGCGCCATTATCGCCGACGGGAAGGTGCTTGCGGCGGCGTGCGTCATGCCGCTCTCGTCAAGCGGTATTCTCACCCGCAACCCCGAACGACAAATGGGATTACGCCATCGCGCCGCGCTCGGCTCCTCCGAAGTGAGCGACGCGGTCGCAGTCGTCGTTTCTGAACAAAGCGGTTCGATCTCCATCGCGCATGCCGGGCGCATGATTCGCCGCATCGACCCGGAGCGGCTTGAAAACATCCTCATTGCGTTTTACCAAACCGATGTTTCCACGCCGCGCAAAGTCTGGTTCCAACGATTCTTCCGCAGGGATAAATAACATGCGCTGGCTCGCTACCAATATCCGCACGATCCTCCTCGCCTTTGTCCTTGCCGTCGCGGTCTGGATTTCTGCCGTCACTGCCGCCGACCCGGATGAGAT from Candidatus Defluviilinea gracilis carries:
- a CDS encoding TIGR00159 family protein, which gives rise to MANFFDNIFFIFERLNWLSVLDIALVTLIFFALLYTLRDTQAMVLLRGAIFLIIALILLTSLVELPAFSWLVQSTLPALLLAIPVIFAPEIRRALERLGRAGNFVTGSGQPQQADIVKVIHAVVEASRRLSARQHGALIVMQRTDSLAQYAETGVQMYAQVTPELLLQIFYPDTPLHDGGAIIADGKVLAAACVMPLSSSGILTRNPERQMGLRHRAALGSSEVSDAVAVVVSEQSGSISIAHAGRMIRRIDPERLENILIAFYQTDVSTPRKVWFQRFFRRDK